One window from the genome of Elaeis guineensis isolate ETL-2024a chromosome 5, EG11, whole genome shotgun sequence encodes:
- the LOC105045797 gene encoding dof zinc finger protein DOF2.1 codes for MEVSNARQQVMASHPLEEVLVCSKTQQPPERKLRPHPDQALKCPRCDSTNTKFCYYNNYSLSQPRYFCKGCRRYWTQGGSLRNVPVGGGCRKNKRSSSSSSSSSSSSKRISDQDPTSNSNPLLSSLIPPPRPYDPSDLTLAFARLHKRPTTKQLGLEDLDTFLLGNPNPNPNPGTSSIPTAPASGFLDILRSGFVDTTSPSGFHNLYYGFGGNGNVEGGVSGEEVMFPFEGGFGGATTATSQGSCKAMDGGENKVLMGLQWPLSGDGNLVMDSGRDIWNGVGSSWHGLINSSLM; via the exons ATGGAGGTCTCTAATGCTCGCCAGCAG GTCATGGCCAGCCATCCACTGGAGGAGGTGCTAGTTTGCTCCAAGACACAGCAGCCACCTGAGAGGAAGCTGAGGCCTCACCCAGATCAGGCCCTTAAATGCCCCAGATGTGACTCCACCAACACCAAGTTCTGCTACTATAACAACTACAGCCTCTCCCAGCCCAGGTACTTCTGCAAGGGCTGCAGGAGGTACTGGACACAAGGTGGCTCCCTGAGGAATGTCCCAGTTGGAGGTGGCTGCAGGAAGAACAAGAGATcatcctcatcatcctcctcttcctcttcctcctcgaAGAGGATTTCAGACCAAGACCCCACATCCAACTCCAACCCACTACTCTCAAGCCTCATTCCACCACCCCGTCCATATGATCCAAGTGACCTCACCTTAGCCTTTGCTAGACTCCACAAGCGACCAACCACCAAGCAGTTAGGGCTGGAGGACCTTGACACCTTTCTTCTAgggaaccctaaccctaaccctaaccctggcACAAGCTCTATTCCCACTGCCCCCGCCAGTGGCTTTCTTGACATACTAAGGAGTGGGTTTGTTGACACCACCAGCCCAAGTGGCTTCCACAATCTTTACTATGGCTTTGGTGGCAATGGCAATGTGGAAGGTGGTGTCAGTGGGGAAGAGGTGATGTTTCCATTTGAGGGAGGATTTGGTGGTGCAACAACCGCAACCAGCCAAGGGTCCTGCAAAGCTATGGATGGCGGCGAGAACAAAGTACTGATGGGGCTTCAATGGCCATTAAGTGGGGATGGCAATCTGGTTATGGACTCCGGAAGAGATATTTGGAATGGAGTGGGTTCTTCATGGCATGGACTCATCAACAGCTCCTTGATGTAG
- the LOC105045799 gene encoding probable sugar phosphate/phosphate translocator At3g11320 → MNGKGNSPPPAPLMTGRLFTVGLVTAWYSSNIGVLLLNKYLLSNYGFKYPIFLTMCHMTACSLLSYVAIAWLKLVPMQTVRSRIQFLKIAALSLVFCGSVVSGNVSLRYLPVSFNQAVGATTPFFTAVFAYIMTVRREAWITYITLIPVVTGVIIASGGEPSFHLFGFIMCIGATAARALKSVLQGILLSSEGEKLNSMNLLLYMAPVAVLLLLPATLFMEENVVGITLALAREDIRIIWLLLFNSTLAYFVNLTNFLVTKHTSALTLQVLGNAKGAVAVVVSILIFRNPVSVTGMLGYTLTVIGVILYSEAKKRNK, encoded by the exons ATGAACGGAAAAGGGAACTCGCCGCCTCCGGCGCCTTTGATGACGGGGCGGCTGTTCACTGTGGGGCTGGTGACGGCCTGGTACTCGTCCAACATTGGGGTGCTCTTGCTCAACAAGTACCTTCTGAGCAACTATGGTTTCAAGTATCCGATCTTCCTCACTATGTGCCATATGACGGCGTGCTCGCTCCTTAGCTACGTCGCCATTGCCTGGCTCAAGCTGGTACCGATGCAGACCGTGCGGTCCCGGATCCAGTTCTTGAAGATCGCGGCGCTGAGCCTCGTCTTCTGTGGATCGGTGGTCAGCGGCAACGTGTCGCTGCGCTACCTGCCCGTGTCCTTCAACCAGGCCGTCGGGGCGACGACGCCGTTCTTCACGGCGGTGTTCGCCTACATCATGACCGTCCGCCGCGAGGCCTGGATTACCTACATCACCCTCATCCCCGTCGTCACCGGCGTCATCATCGCCAGTGGG GGTGAGCCGAGTTTCCATTTGTTTGGTTTTATCATGTGCATTGGTGCAACTGCTGCCAGGGCATTAAAGTCAGTGCTACAAGGGATTTTGCTGTCTTCTGAGGG GGAAAAACTGAATTCAATGAATCTCCTTCTATACATGGCTCCAGTAGCAGTTCTTTTGTTACTCCCAGCAACACTTTTTATGGAGGAAAATGTTGTCGGCATTACACTAGCACTTGCTAGAGAAGATATCAGAATTATATGGTTACTGTTGTTTAATTCTACTCTGGCATATTTTGTGAATTTGACCAACTTTTTGGTGACCAAACATACCAGCGCCTTGACACTCCAG GTTCTTGGAAATGCCAAAGGTGCTGTGGCTGTTGTAGTCTCAATTTTAATATTCAGGAATCCAGTATCAGTGACTGGGATGCTTGGTTACACTCTCACAGTTATTGGGGTCATTCTTTACAGTGAAGCAAAGAAACGAAACAAGTGA